From a region of the Paenibacillus lutimineralis genome:
- a CDS encoding alpha/beta fold hydrolase, translating to MHVKRSDLKEMEMKGLSIYRNEQGRDRFLAAYDQALSEWPIPYEISNVSTEFGDTHVIRCGNLANPPLLLIHGMTATSLMWSANIAEWCRDYYVYCIDVPGDFGKSTLLKPLSSKEAAAQWLLELTQELRLEKFHLLGHSMGGFISLNFALVHPERVRSLTLLAPAGSFAPLSRMFYLHMFPAVMFKTQWLIDRAFTWCMSRQNSLDLLPASYRALMSASYKNCFPRLGLLPTVFTEAELSQCSFPALFIVGEDEVIYRHSISDVQAKARMIPDMTLATVPKAGHLLSVEQKQQINDLVIEFLSKQQWG from the coding sequence ATGCACGTGAAGAGGAGTGATCTGAAGGAAATGGAAATGAAGGGATTATCTATATATAGAAACGAACAGGGGAGAGACCGCTTCTTGGCAGCATATGACCAAGCGTTAAGCGAGTGGCCCATCCCCTACGAAATTAGCAATGTATCCACCGAATTTGGTGATACGCATGTCATTCGATGCGGGAATCTAGCCAATCCGCCTCTACTGCTTATTCATGGTATGACCGCTACGTCACTGATGTGGAGCGCGAACATCGCCGAATGGTGCAGGGACTATTACGTATATTGCATCGATGTTCCTGGAGATTTTGGGAAAAGCACGCTGCTGAAGCCATTATCCAGTAAAGAGGCGGCAGCACAGTGGCTGTTGGAGCTCACCCAGGAGCTTCGCTTGGAGAAGTTTCATTTACTGGGGCATTCGATGGGGGGATTCATATCCTTGAATTTTGCGCTGGTTCATCCAGAGCGAGTGCGCTCACTTACTTTGCTGGCACCTGCCGGTTCCTTCGCACCGCTGTCCAGAATGTTCTATCTGCATATGTTCCCAGCGGTGATGTTTAAGACGCAGTGGTTGATTGACCGGGCGTTTACCTGGTGTATGTCGAGACAAAATAGCCTTGATCTATTACCCGCATCCTACCGGGCGTTGATGTCAGCAAGCTATAAGAACTGTTTTCCTCGGCTTGGTCTACTTCCTACGGTTTTTACAGAGGCTGAACTCTCTCAATGCTCATTTCCAGCCTTATTTATCGTCGGGGAAGATGAGGTCATCTACCGTCACTCCATTTCGGATGTACAGGCGAAGGCTCGGATGATTCCTGATATGACCCTCGCAACCGTGCCCAAGGCCGGGCATCTCCTTAGTGTTGAACAGAAGCAGCAAATTAATGACCTGGTGATTGAATTCCTGAGCAAACAACAATGGGGGTGA
- a CDS encoding helix-turn-helix domain-containing protein, with protein sequence MKTVHTEAPNHGSMAADHLHKTDLQGIRVFIGSHYDEPLSITQLAKMANISPKYFVDLFKKTFGQSAMEYLTDVRIQHAKRYLAESEERLRDIAKKVGYKDEFYFSRKFKKEVGVSPSEFAKNTRKRVAVCSPSAIGHLLALNIIPKIAPIDPKWTPYYYNLYSSKIKSHLIPTSPYYKLAFETNLGKLSQARPDVIIGSEQLQMSEDSRLNSIAPIHYITDQKGWRDQLLDIAAYLDKEAVAQQWIRNYESNVQAAREQLRSSLGNDRILVLRIYRTQMFAYRNRGLQELLYDDLNLQDACDRELHSHHLPMALQELQEINPERILLTICPEASTRKFWLALQHSAGWKQLQALQNGHVYMISADPWFEYSAMAMARMLDEVLLLFTGNCPNILLDNDYGESLVK encoded by the coding sequence ATGAAGACTGTGCATACCGAAGCACCGAATCATGGCTCAATGGCTGCAGACCACTTGCATAAAACAGATTTACAAGGAATCAGAGTGTTTATAGGAAGCCACTATGATGAACCACTGTCTATCACACAGCTGGCCAAGATGGCGAACATTAGCCCCAAATATTTTGTGGATTTATTTAAAAAAACGTTCGGCCAAAGTGCGATGGAGTATTTAACGGACGTTCGCATTCAACATGCCAAGCGATATTTGGCGGAATCCGAAGAGCGGTTGCGGGATATTGCCAAGAAGGTAGGGTATAAGGATGAATTCTATTTTAGTCGTAAATTTAAGAAGGAAGTAGGTGTGTCGCCCTCTGAATTCGCCAAAAATACTAGGAAGCGTGTGGCAGTATGTTCCCCCTCAGCCATCGGACATTTGCTTGCGCTCAATATCATTCCGAAGATCGCTCCCATCGATCCCAAATGGACTCCGTATTACTACAACCTTTACAGCAGCAAAATAAAGTCGCATCTTATTCCCACCAGCCCTTATTACAAATTAGCATTTGAGACCAATCTGGGTAAGCTGAGTCAGGCACGTCCGGATGTTATCATCGGTTCTGAACAGCTGCAAATGAGCGAGGACAGCAGGTTGAACTCGATTGCGCCGATACATTACATAACAGACCAAAAAGGCTGGAGAGATCAACTGCTTGATATTGCCGCTTACTTGGATAAAGAAGCTGTCGCACAGCAGTGGATACGAAATTACGAGAGTAACGTCCAAGCTGCACGGGAGCAGTTGAGGTCTTCGCTGGGGAATGATCGTATTTTGGTCCTGCGGATTTACCGTACGCAAATGTTCGCATACCGGAATCGGGGACTCCAGGAGCTGCTTTACGACGATTTAAATCTTCAGGATGCTTGCGACAGAGAACTGCACAGCCACCACTTGCCTATGGCACTGCAGGAATTGCAAGAGATAAATCCTGAGCGAATTTTGTTGACTATATGTCCGGAGGCTTCAACACGCAAATTTTGGTTAGCATTGCAGCATTCAGCCGGATGGAAGCAGCTCCAGGCCTTACAGAACGGTCATGTGTATATGATCAGTGCCGATCCTTGGTTTGAGTATTCAGCTATGGCCATGGCCCGGATGCTGGACGAAGTACTGCTCTTATTTACCGGAAATTGTCCAAATATACTTCTGGATAATGACTATGGCGAATCCCTAGTAAAATAA